A single genomic interval of Phocoena sinus isolate mPhoSin1 chromosome 15, mPhoSin1.pri, whole genome shotgun sequence harbors:
- the CBLN4 gene encoding cerebellin-4, producing the protein MGAGGRALSVVPAVLLALTLPGLPVWAQNDTEPIVLEGKCLVVCDSNPATDSKGSSSSPLGISVRAANSKVAFSAVRSTNHEPSEMSNKTRIIYFDQILVNVGNFFTLESVFVAPRKGIYSFSFHVIKVYQSQTIQVNLMLNGKPVISAFAGDKDVTREAATNGVLLYLDKEDKVYLKLEKGNLVGGWQYSTFSGFLVFPL; encoded by the exons ATGGGCGCTGGGGGCCGGGCGCTGTCCGTGGTGCCGGCTGTGCTGCTGGCCCTCACTCTGCCCGGGCTGCCCGTCTGGGCGCAGAATGACACGGAGCCCATCGTGCTGGAAGGCAAGTGCCTCGTGGTGTGCGACTCGAACCCGGCCACGGACTCCAAgggctcctcttcctcccctctggGGATCTCGGTCCGGGCGGCTAACTCCAAGGTCGCCTTCTCGGCGGTGCGGAGCACCAACCACGAGCCGTCAGAGATGAGCAACAAGACGCGCATCATTTACTTCGATCAG ATCCTAGTAAATGTGGGTAATTTTTTCACCCTGGAGTCTGTCTTTGTGGCACCAAGGAAAGGAATTTACAGTTTCAGTTTTCACGTAATTAAAGTCTACCAGAGCCAAACAATCCAG gttAACCTGATGTTAAATGGAAAACCAGTAATATCTGCCTTCGCTGGGGATAAAGACGTTACACGTGAGGCTGCCACGAATGGGGTCCTGCTCTACCTGGATAAAGAGGATAAGGTTTACCTAAAACTGGAGAAAGGTAACTTGGTTGGAGGCTGGCAGTATTCCACGTTCTCTGGCTTTCTGGTGTTCCCCCTATAG